The genomic interval CCCGATGGCCGGGCCGGGCCGGCTCGTGCCCGGGTTTTTTTCGTCGGGCTTGGCTAGGCCCAGCCCgaagcccggcccggcccgagGTATGGCCAGGTATATTCGGGAGGCATGAGGTGTTAATCCACACTGGCAGCCCAGGAAGCAGGCCATGCACTGTCAGATGACGGAGGTGGCCAAGGGCCACGGAGCCCGCGTAACCAGACCACTGCTTACAATCTCGACTCCAACAATCAACCATTATGACTTGAAGTTTTTGCAGATTGGCAAGATGTCCCATCAAATCTTTCAACAACATATTATCATGCTCCTCAAAGAGTACTTCGAACACTCTCATCTCCTTCAGCTTGCCCAGCCCCTTCAGAAAGTCTGTAGAGACAGTGTGCAATTTTAGCTCTTCCAGGGATGTTAGATTCGTGCAGTCCAACACCTCCATGCTAGAACCAGGAAAGCGCAGGCACTTCAGTTGTGTTAGCCGACCAACACTTTGAGGCAGTTTTTTTATGCCACTTCTGCCCAAGTCCAGTACCTGCAAAAACCTTAGGTCCCCAATTTCTTCAGGGACCTCTAAGCTCTCAAGCTGGTCCGATATTCCAAGGTAGCTCAGGTGAATCAGCCTCTCAAGATGCTTGAGATGATAAGGAGAATCTTCGGGCTTCATAGAGAATTGCTCACTTCCCATGAAAGTGCACTCTTCTAAAGCCAACACACGTAGAGCTTTAAAGTTTGAAAGCAATGGCAACATGCTGAAATGACACATGGTGGCATTATATGACCTCACTTGATGCATGCTCATGTTAGCCACAGATCCATCCTGCTCATTTTGTATGGCTAACCTACGAGTGGTGCTATGCGAAGATGTGAGTTCCCTAATTTTTTTGGAAAAGGGGTGataccccggcctctgcatcagagagatgcatacggccatcttattaaccaaATAAAGTAATGTCAACATGGTTCCAAAGGTCTTCATAAATAAAAAAGCACCAACAGCTCACCCAAAGCCAATAGGGGCTAGAAACACCAACTAGCCAAGAAAAgacgccacaaccggctggctaaaAAAAGATAGGAAATCTAaatgcctatcctattacatgaccgccatccaaaccgtttgaagatatcccgagctaccatctcccagcggaaagacccagtaaccaaatgctccctggcctccaTCTGGGTGAGTAGCGACCATGAACGGATCAGTGTCGTAGTTCGGAATATGACCTGCAAAAAATGTATACATGAtattctgttaaaaaccaaatcattccTGCAAGTCCAGATAGTCCACAGCAAAGCACAAACTCCAACCCGAATATGTCTCGCTAAGTTAGGCTCAATCCCATTAAGCCAAGTCCCAAATAACGCAGAAACAGAATTCGGTGGATTAATACTAAAAGCAATGTGGACCGTCTGCCAAAGTACCTTGGCTAACGGGCAATCAAAAAAGAGATGTTTGATAgtctcatcccgatcacagaaactacacctagtaggtcctgtccaattacgctttatagacaaaccacataaacacttttattttcaaAGGAACTTTTACATCCCAAACATGCTTGGACGTAGGAATGGAGTTTGAATTGataacatcaatatacattgatttaaccGTCAATACTCCAGACTTAGTCAATTTCCAGCGTAATTCATCGGGTTGTTGTGAAAGCTGGACGTCCATCAGTCTCCTAACTAGATGGAGCCATTCTTCCCAACGATTGCCCGCTAGCGTTCGTCggaactgaatattaagggggataGATTGAAAGACCGATGCAACGAACACCTCACGTCGTTGAGCAATGCGGTATAAAGACGGATATTGGATGGCCAAGGGAGTCTCGccaagccaagtatcctcccagaaacgtGTATTCGTGCCGTTTCCAATAACAAACTTCATCCTATTAAACAACGATTGTTTGACTTTCATCAAGCCTTTCCAGAAAGGTGAATCGGTCGGCCTAACGGTAACCTGGGACAAAGTTTTTGTCTGAAGGTACTTACTGCGAAGGATTTGAGCCCACATAGCATCAGTCTCGAAAGAGAGCTTCCACAGCCACTTGCTAAGGAGGCATTTATTCTTAACTTCTAGATTCTCAATACCTAAACCCCCTTGATCTTTCGGTCTACATATGATGTCCCATTTAGCAAGCTGATATTTTCTTTTGAGCTCATCCCCCTGCCAAAAGAAACGCGATCGATAGAAGTCCAGTCTCTTCCTAACACCAACTGGGACCTCAAAGAACGATAGGAGAAACATTggcatactcgtgagcaccgaGTTAATCAGGATTAatcggcctccgtatgacatgagcttacCCTTCCAGCAACTCATTTTTTTCTCAAACCGATCCTCGATGCACTTCCACTCTCTGTTAGTCAGCCTACGATGGTGGATTGGGATCCCCAGGTAAGAGAAGGGTAACTCTCCCAACTCacacccaaacaattgcctataagccTCCTGTTCATCTTTGGCCCTACCAAAGCAAAACAGCTCGCTcttatgaaagttaatctttaacccggtcaattgttcaaataggcataacaccagcttcatatttctcgccttggccaagtcatgctccataaagatgattgtatcatcagcgtactgaaggatggatacacctccatcAATAAGATGAGGTACCAATCCGCCTACTTGACCATTTTCTTTAGCCCTTCCTATCAAAATTGCTAACATATCTGCCACAATGTTAAACAAGATAGGGGACATCGGATCTCCCTATTACTCTTCACTAAAGTAACAGCACTTTCTTCCTTTGACACAAAATGGATCATATCAAGGACCAAATCATGCACACGGCAAGCATATATGATGCTATGACATGGATACTCTACTGCCTGGATCATACTTCTATCTATGAGCATGTTGAAGTATCTCTCTCCAACCTCAAATAGCCCTTTTCCTGCTTCCTCAGGGACATATCCTTTGGCTACCCACTTCCATATTAAAATGTCTTTATCTATCTCATAATATTCAGGGTATATGCTTAAGTTTAATAAGCAAATTCATGGATAATATGGAAGATCATAGTAGCTATATAGCAATATCTTTCTTGTGTTATACACTTCTTGGTTATCTTCATTCCCAAAACCAATGGAGTCATACACCTCTGACCAATCTGTTACTGGTTTACTAGCCAATAAGCTAGCTATTGTAATGATAGCTAGCGGTATCCCACCACATTTCTGCAATATCTTTTCAGATATGTTAACCGGTGGATCACAAGGGTTTTTGCTTTTACCAACAGATAATCTCAAACTGAATAATTCCTTTGATTTACCAGGAGAAAGGGCTTCTAAGCAGTAAATGTCACATGCCGCTTGTGCCACTTCATAAATACGAGTAGTTGTGATTACTCTACTTCCGCATTTACTATCAATGAAAGCACATTTGATTAGATCCCATAAACCCATATCCCATATATCATCAATGACGATGAGGTACCTATTCACAGACAGCGTGAGATCCATGGATTAGTAAAATAGAAAAGGAAGAAATATGGCAAGCATCTCAGCAAAGAATCCAAAATGGCGTTATTAATTCACGACAAGGTGCTTTAGGACAACTGAGACATAAGTAAATGATTAATGATGAATGGAAGCCACTATCAAAATACATGCAAGGGTTTGATTAAATCCACTCTATTAGAGTTTTGTAAAGTTAACTCCACAATCAAATATAGTTTATACAATACATCACAATACATCACAATACATctattttttattctttttctgaactactccctctgtcccgtAATATAGGACGTTTTCGCAAGCTATCATAGCTTAcgaaaacatcttatattatgggacggaagGAGTAACATTTATTCATGTTAGGTGCACATAATTGCCAAGAACATTTGACCGTAGGTAAATCTGGACTTTTTTTGCTTCATACATGTAAGAACATGCAGATGCAATCTAAATCTAATTGATGTAAAACATCTGCAGGAAAATGAAGCACCCATTTCCGCCTCACTCTTTATCACATCCGCTTAAAGGATACCATATAGTAAATATGCATTTTCAAAGTAGGTGAAATTAATTGGAATGAACATTTGAAAATAGGCCAAATATggaaaaaaaatcttaaacatATAAGAGTATGCCAATACAAATCTGAATCTTAACTGATGTGAAAATCTGCAAGAAAGTGAAACGCCCATTTCTGCCTCACTTTTTTATTATGACCACCAAAATTTGAACTATATAGTAAACATGCATTTGAAATGAGGTGAGTTTCTCATAGCATGGACATTATGACGGGTAGTGGTACCTCTCGTTCACAAGCAGCTCTCGGAGTTTAATAATAAGAAGGTGCACATCCAAGATTGTTGCATTGGAACAAGAGGCTTTGTCGACTTGGCTGAAAATACCCATGAGAACATTCTCCAGGTTAGGATTTTGACCCACCAAATAAAAAGCCTTGCATTCAAATTC from Triticum urartu cultivar G1812 unplaced genomic scaffold, Tu2.1 TuUngrouped_contig_6867, whole genome shotgun sequence carries:
- the LOC125531186 gene encoding uncharacterized protein LOC125531186, encoding MKTFGTMLTLLYLVNKMAVCISLMQRPGYHPFSKKIRELTSSHSTTRRLAIQNEQDGSVANMSMHQVRSYNATMCHFSMLPLLSNFKALRVLALEECTFMGSEQFSMKPEDSPYHLKHLERLIHLSYLGISDQLESLEVPEEIGDLRFLQVLDLGRSGIKKLPQSVGRLTQLKCLRFPGSSMEVLDCTNLTSLEELKLHTVSTDFLKGLGKLKEMRVFEVLFEEHDNMLLKDLMGHLANLQKLQVIMVDCWSRDCKQWSGYAGSVALGHLRHLTVHGLLPGLPVWINTSCLPNIP